CGTTTATACGGACAAAAAGAAAAGACCGGCGCTAAAATCGAAGTATTCCTTTTGAGAGAACTCAACCGTGAAATGCGGCTTTGGGACGTGTTGGTTGATCCTGCACGTAAAATAAGAGTTGGAAACAAGCTGTATTTCGGAGATAGTGACCTGGTTGCTGAGGTAATCGATAACACTACTTCACGTGGACGTACGATCCGTTTCCTTTACGATGGAGACAATGACGCGTTTATGAAATTGGTAGACGAGTTGGGCGAAACTCCGCTTCCTCCCGAAATCATTTCACGCCGTAAAGTAGAAACTGCTGACCGTGAACGTTTTCAGACAATTTTCGCTGAACATATCGGCGCAGTAGCAGCTCCAACGGCTGGTATGCACTTTACCAAAGCGATTATGAAACGTCTTGAAATAAAAGGCGTCAATTTTGCACCGGTTACTTTGCATGTAGGCCTGGGTACCTTCCGTACTGTGGATGTCGAAGATTTGACAAAACACAAAACAGATTCTGAGAATTACAGGATCACACAAGGAAGTGCCGACATTGTAAATGCCGCAATTGACTCGAAAAAACGCATTTGTGCAGTTGGTACTACTTCTTTGAAAGCGGTTGAATCTTCTGTTTCTGCAAGCGGGCATTTGAAAGCTGTTGAAGGCTGGACGGACAAATTCGTTTTCCCTCCTTACGATTTCAAAATTGCCAATGCGCTTTTGTCGAATTTTCAGCTTCCTGAATCAATTCTGTTGATGTCGGCATGTGCGTTCGGAGGATTTGATCTGGTTATGAAAGCATACGAGCTTGCTATCAAAGAGAAATATAAATTTTTCACATACGGTGACGCAATGCTGATCATCTAGCATTCGCGCAAAACAAGATTCCGGTCATTTATGGTCAAGGGTTTATATCCTGATGCGTAAATGACCATTTTTTTAATAATCCGTTGATATATGCAGGAATACGCAATTATTGTCGCCGGTGGAAGCGGAAGTCGAATGAAATGCGACATTCCCAAACAATTCCTGCTCATTAAGCATCAGCCCATTCTGATGTACACGATCAAAGCTTTCAGAGCTTATTCGGAAAACCTAAATATCATTGTTGTACTCCCCGAAGATCAGTTTGAATATTGGTATCAGCTCTGTTATGAGCATTCTTTTACAGAAAAATATAGTCTGATTCCTGGTGGGGAAACAAGGTTTCATTCCGTTAAAAATGGTTTGGAAAGCATTGATAGCCAAGCCGGCCTAGTCGCTGTCCACGATGGTGTTCGCCCCATTATCAGCAAAGAAATCATTGCGGACAGTTTTGAAAAAGCAGCCAGATACGGAACAGCGGTAGTAAGTGTTCCTCTTAAAGATTCCATCCGGTCCGTGGAAACCGCAACAAGCAACAAAGCTGAGGACCGAACAAAGTTCAGGCTGATCCAAACTCCTCAAACTTTTCGGCTGGATTGGATGCGCGCTGCTTTCTCGCAATCTTACCAGGAAGTATTCACGGACTGTGCAAGCGTACTGGAATCGGCCGGCCATCCCATTCAAATGATCGATGGGGCCTATGAAAACATTAAGATCACAACCCCGGAAGATTTACGCTGGGCAGAAATATATCTTAATCCATGAACATTGACGATATCACGACGCGACGGCTGCAAAACCAGCTCATTTCTGACACCAGGCTCAAAACTCCCGCTCAGGTAGTTTCGTGGCTGGGGGCGATCCAGGCGCAGGATTATCTGGGCGCCAAATGGTCCTTAGGTTTACGTTTACCGGGTTTCAAAGAGTCTGACATTGATAAAGCCATTGCCGACAAGTCTATTGTCCGTACCTGGCCAATGCGGGGAACGCTACATTTTGTAGCTTCTGAGGATGCTCGCTGGATGTTGAGATTGCTCACCCCGCGCATTATCAGCGGCTCGGCAGGTCGTAACAGGCAACTGGAACTGGATGATACCGTTTTTAACAAAAGCATGGATTTGCTGCTTAAAGCCATGGAAGGCGGAAAGCAACTGATGCGAAATGAGGTCTATCAGTTACTGGAAAATAATGGAATCGCCACTACCGGCCAACGTGGTATCCACATCATTAATTATCTGGCGCAAAAACAGGTCCTTTGCCATGGCATGCATAATGAAAAGCAACCTACTTACGCACTATTTGATGAATGGATAGCGGTTTCCAAAGACCTTGAAGGGAAAGAAGCACTGGCTGAACTTGCATTGCGCTATTTCAAAGGTCATGGTCCTGCGACGATCAAAGATTTTGAATGGTGGTCCGGGCTAAAACTTTCGGACGCCCGCGAAGGTCTGAACCAGGTTTCTTCACAACTGGAAAGTTTCGATTTAGGTGGTAAAACCTACTGGTTTGCTGCCGAAACAGCCGAGTCTCCAAAACCCAATCTGGCTTATCTCCTACCCGGTTTTGATGAGTATATGCTGGGATACACGGATCGCTCCGTAATCCTCAATGTTGCGCATTCTCCCAAAATTGTTCCAGGTAATAATGGCATGTTTATGCCCACAATCGTCATCAATGGTAAAGTGGGCGGAACCTGGAAACGCGTTTTGAAGAAAGACACCGTACAAATTGAGATAATACCATTTGGGAAACTGAATCTTGCGAAAAAGAAATCCATAGAAACAGAAGCCAAAAAATACGGAAAATATCTCTCCCGAAATGTTACGGTAATCTTTTGATCAGAGCCATTTGTCAAACCATTCAAAGGCATCTTTCTGCATTGCCTCGTCAAATTTGTGCGGACCGTCGTAAAATTTGGCCGCATATTTATCTGAAGCATTTGCCTTTTTATATACTTCTCCCAAAACAGCATCTGCCTTTTTCATTTCTTCCAAAGTATAAAGCTCGTCTTGGTTATTATTCTGAACCAATGTTGGCAAAGGAACCCTGAGACCTAAAATCTCCGGAAAGTCAAGGTATTTTGGAAGCAATGGTGTGTAGGTCATCCAGGTATGATTAAAGGATTTGTTCAGAATTAAATCCGTCCAGGTCGTCATAAAGCCTACACAAACAGCGCATTTGATCCTCGGATCCATACCCGCCAGATAAACAGTCCGTAAGCCACCACCGGAGAGGCCGCCACAGCCTATACGTTTAGGATCAACATCTTTTCTACTGCTTAGAATATCCAGCGCAGTCTGATCTTCTGACAAAAACACCCCTGGCCAGGTAGTACCCGCACTGAACAATGATTTGCTCATCACGTGCTCATGTTCCGACGACCAGCTGTTATACGTTTCAATATTCTCAGCTTTCTCGGGATCGGCATCACTTTTACCAGCCGTATTGACCCCGCCCCAGTCCAAACCTTTCACATCTTCAAAAAACACCCTGCGACTGCCAAAAGCAAAAGTATCATGGACAAGTACCACATATCCCTTTTTTGCGATCTCATTCGCCCAAGCTTTTCCGCCATAATCGGTGACCTGATGTTCTTTTAAAAGGGGATGCTGATCGTCCGAAGTTTTGACGATTTTCCGGTATCCAAAATATTTCTTTCCTGCGTGGTCGTGTAGCCCAAGAATGGCTGGCAACGGCTTGGTAACGCCTTGTGGTTTCAATACCACCGCTCTGGTAGGCCTTCCATAAGGCAGCTGCCAGGTTATTTCTTCTATTTCCAGGCCATCGTAAACATACTTTCTTTCAACAGTAACTTTTGGAGCAGCCGTTTTGGGCGGGCTCGAAATCAATTCTGTCGTCTTGCTTATTGCTTCCTTTTGCCAGGAAGCCTGATTTGTCCACTTACTATTTCTGAATGAAAGCGCTGGTACTTTGGGTTGCAGCGATGCGGCCCATTGCCCGTAACCTCCTATAAGACTTTTATCTGATGCCATCGAAGGGATATTTGTTACGTTCGTATCTGGTAAGAAAGCTTCTGTCAATAAATCTGTTCTAAACAGAAACGGTAATGATGCTGAAAAGACAGAAGATTTAACAAACTGCCTTCTGGCGATTCGATCTTCCTTTTTTTTTGAAGGCTCCTGTTTCATAGGGTTAACTAAACTTTGACAAATATCTTGTGCCGGTATAAGAAATAAAGAAAGAGCCACACCAGCACAAACCCACCCAATGCATTGAACACTTCATGCCACTTATCCGGAGAATGCTTATAAATTCCTTCAAAAAGTAATTTTGAAGACGCATTAAAATCCACGAACCTGACCGCCAGATAAATAACCAATGAATTCATACCAATTACCCGAAAGAAAAAAGCCCATTTATTGAATCCCTTTACATCAATGATCCAATAAAAAATCGATAGGATGGTAAAGGCCATTCCGCTTGTAAGCATAATGAATGAACTGGACCACAGATGTTTATTAATTGGAATAAGCGCATTCCAGAACAATCCGGCTATAATTCCGGTGAGTCCCAGGGCCAACAATCGTTTGAGTTTGTCGCCTGAAGAAATAGTTCTCATCAGAATATCGCCGGCAAGTGTACCGAAAATGGTCAGGCAAAGGGCTGGGAATTGAGTAATAAGAGCCAGCTCGTCGTAGGTACCCTGTTTCAATTTACCTGGCATAAAATTTCTATCGATCCAGCCGACCAGATTTCCTTCAAAAGAAAGATCTCCTGACCCAAATCCAGGGACGGGAATCAGGATCAAAGCAAGGTAGTATAATACCAGAATGCCTATCCCAATGTAGAGCCTTTGCGTCCAGTTGAATTTCATATAAAGCAGCGCCGCAATGAAGGTAGCAAGTCCTATTCGACCCAAAACGCTGCCATAGCGAATGTGAGCCGGATCAAAAATGTCCATAGGAGCATTCTTGTCCAGAATACCCAGTGCAATCAGGATCAGCATTCTTTTGAAAATCTTGCTCCGTATCTCCCCCGGCGGCATTCCTTTCGCCAATCCTCCGGAAATACTGAATGTGAGCGAAGTACCCGCGAGAAATAGAAATAACGGGAAAATAAAATCAAAAAAGGTAAAGCCATTCCATTCAGGATGCTCAAATTGTGCTGAAACCGCATCGATAAACGAGATACCAGTTTTCCCTCCCAAAAGGAAAATGAATGCTCCGCCTCCCGAAATCATGAGCATATCAAACCCACGCAATGCATCGATGGATGCCAGTCTTGAAGGCTTGTATAATTCTTTGATCTCAGGTTGAACAGTTGCAGGTGTGGCTTCCATGATTTCTCCTTTTTATTTTTAATAGAAGTACCTCAGTTACTGTTTTTTACCTGTTAGCATTCCAATCTCGCGATATTCCCGTTGCTCACTTTGAATAGTTCTCATTCTGTAATGTTTGCTCAGGTAGAAATTGGGCTGAATTTTTATCAAGAAAAAAAGTACAGCTTGGATGCAATTGCAGGATGCTTGCCGGAAACTGGTTGCTAACCTGATTTTCGAGACTATTTTTTACCGCTAGTGCCTTTCTGGCGTCAGGTACAGAACAAATAATA
The genomic region above belongs to Dyadobacter pollutisoli and contains:
- a CDS encoding alpha/beta hydrolase family protein, encoding MKQEPSKKKEDRIARRQFVKSSVFSASLPFLFRTDLLTEAFLPDTNVTNIPSMASDKSLIGGYGQWAASLQPKVPALSFRNSKWTNQASWQKEAISKTTELISSPPKTAAPKVTVERKYVYDGLEIEEITWQLPYGRPTRAVVLKPQGVTKPLPAILGLHDHAGKKYFGYRKIVKTSDDQHPLLKEHQVTDYGGKAWANEIAKKGYVVLVHDTFAFGSRRVFFEDVKGLDWGGVNTAGKSDADPEKAENIETYNSWSSEHEHVMSKSLFSAGTTWPGVFLSEDQTALDILSSRKDVDPKRIGCGGLSGGGLRTVYLAGMDPRIKCAVCVGFMTTWTDLILNKSFNHTWMTYTPLLPKYLDFPEILGLRVPLPTLVQNNNQDELYTLEEMKKADAVLGEVYKKANASDKYAAKFYDGPHKFDEAMQKDAFEWFDKWL
- a CDS encoding winged helix DNA-binding domain-containing protein translates to MNIDDITTRRLQNQLISDTRLKTPAQVVSWLGAIQAQDYLGAKWSLGLRLPGFKESDIDKAIADKSIVRTWPMRGTLHFVASEDARWMLRLLTPRIISGSAGRNRQLELDDTVFNKSMDLLLKAMEGGKQLMRNEVYQLLENNGIATTGQRGIHIINYLAQKQVLCHGMHNEKQPTYALFDEWIAVSKDLEGKEALAELALRYFKGHGPATIKDFEWWSGLKLSDAREGLNQVSSQLESFDLGGKTYWFAAETAESPKPNLAYLLPGFDEYMLGYTDRSVILNVAHSPKIVPGNNGMFMPTIVINGKVGGTWKRVLKKDTVQIEIIPFGKLNLAKKKSIETEAKKYGKYLSRNVTVIF
- the queA gene encoding tRNA preQ1(34) S-adenosylmethionine ribosyltransferase-isomerase QueA, producing the protein MKLSEFKFDLPQSLIALHPSDRGESRLMVVHRKTGEIEHKTFADLINYFDDGDVMAINDTKVFPARLYGQKEKTGAKIEVFLLRELNREMRLWDVLVDPARKIRVGNKLYFGDSDLVAEVIDNTTSRGRTIRFLYDGDNDAFMKLVDELGETPLPPEIISRRKVETADRERFQTIFAEHIGAVAAPTAGMHFTKAIMKRLEIKGVNFAPVTLHVGLGTFRTVDVEDLTKHKTDSENYRITQGSADIVNAAIDSKKRICAVGTTSLKAVESSVSASGHLKAVEGWTDKFVFPPYDFKIANALLSNFQLPESILLMSACAFGGFDLVMKAYELAIKEKYKFFTYGDAMLII
- a CDS encoding 2-C-methyl-D-erythritol 4-phosphate cytidylyltransferase, producing the protein MQEYAIIVAGGSGSRMKCDIPKQFLLIKHQPILMYTIKAFRAYSENLNIIVVLPEDQFEYWYQLCYEHSFTEKYSLIPGGETRFHSVKNGLESIDSQAGLVAVHDGVRPIISKEIIADSFEKAARYGTAVVSVPLKDSIRSVETATSNKAEDRTKFRLIQTPQTFRLDWMRAAFSQSYQEVFTDCASVLESAGHPIQMIDGAYENIKITTPEDLRWAEIYLNP
- a CDS encoding acyltransferase family protein, translating into MEATPATVQPEIKELYKPSRLASIDALRGFDMLMISGGGAFIFLLGGKTGISFIDAVSAQFEHPEWNGFTFFDFIFPLFLFLAGTSLTFSISGGLAKGMPPGEIRSKIFKRMLILIALGILDKNAPMDIFDPAHIRYGSVLGRIGLATFIAALLYMKFNWTQRLYIGIGILVLYYLALILIPVPGFGSGDLSFEGNLVGWIDRNFMPGKLKQGTYDELALITQFPALCLTIFGTLAGDILMRTISSGDKLKRLLALGLTGIIAGLFWNALIPINKHLWSSSFIMLTSGMAFTILSIFYWIIDVKGFNKWAFFFRVIGMNSLVIYLAVRFVDFNASSKLLFEGIYKHSPDKWHEVFNALGGFVLVWLFLYFLYRHKIFVKV